In Halovivax gelatinilyticus, the following are encoded in one genomic region:
- a CDS encoding thiolase C-terminal domain-containing protein, with product MSGVRVAGVGLTPFGSTPDRTGRDLFAQAASSAFEDADVPRSDVESVRYGNFMGELAEHQGHQGPLMAEAAGVTAPATRYESACASSATAIRDAVISLRNGESDVCLVGGAERMTNLGTAGATEALAIAADDLWEVRAGVTFPGAYGLMAQAYFDTYGGGRVDLAHIAVKNHDNALDNEKAQYQRAITVDDVLSAPPVSEPLGLYDSCPISDGACALILVSEEYARANDLDAPVSITGSGQGGDRMALHDRDHLARSPAADEAAQVAYDDAGITAEDVAAAEVHDCFTIAEVLAIESLGIVDVGDGISAARDGYTTADGPVPVNLSGGLKAKGHPVGATGASQIAELTRLLRGDHPHSDAVDGETVVAHNAGGTVASCVVHVLEVGR from the coding sequence ATGAGTGGGGTACGCGTCGCAGGTGTCGGATTGACGCCGTTTGGAAGCACACCCGATCGGACCGGACGCGATCTGTTCGCACAGGCCGCCTCGTCCGCGTTCGAGGATGCCGACGTCCCGCGGTCCGATGTCGAATCGGTCAGGTACGGCAATTTCATGGGTGAACTCGCCGAGCACCAGGGCCATCAGGGGCCACTAATGGCCGAAGCCGCCGGCGTCACCGCACCGGCGACGCGGTACGAGTCGGCCTGCGCCTCGTCTGCAACGGCGATTCGCGACGCCGTTATCAGCCTGCGAAACGGTGAGAGCGACGTCTGTCTGGTCGGGGGCGCCGAACGGATGACGAACCTCGGAACCGCCGGTGCGACCGAAGCGCTGGCGATCGCGGCCGACGACCTCTGGGAGGTCCGCGCTGGCGTCACCTTCCCGGGCGCGTACGGTCTGATGGCACAGGCGTACTTCGACACCTACGGCGGCGGGCGGGTGGATCTCGCTCACATCGCGGTGAAAAACCACGACAACGCGCTGGACAACGAGAAAGCACAGTACCAACGCGCTATAACCGTCGACGACGTTCTCTCTGCGCCACCGGTTTCGGAGCCGCTCGGGCTGTACGATTCCTGTCCGATCTCCGACGGGGCCTGTGCACTGATTCTCGTCAGCGAGGAGTACGCCCGAGCGAACGACCTTGACGCACCAGTCTCGATCACCGGATCGGGTCAGGGCGGCGATCGCATGGCGCTCCACGACCGAGACCACCTCGCTCGCTCGCCGGCAGCGGACGAGGCGGCCCAGGTGGCCTACGACGACGCCGGTATCACGGCAGAAGACGTCGCCGCCGCCGAGGTCCACGACTGCTTTACGATCGCCGAGGTGCTCGCGATCGAATCGCTCGGGATCGTCGACGTCGGCGACGGTATTTCGGCCGCACGCGATGGGTACACGACAGCCGACGGCCCCGTCCCGGTGAACCTCTCCGGCGGATTGAAAGCGAAGGGCCATCCGGTCGGAGCAACCGGCGCCTCACAGATCGCCGAGTTGACCAGGCTCCTCCGGGGCGACCACCCACACAGCGACGCGGTCGACGGCGAGACGGTCGTCGCACACAATGCGGGTGGCACGGTCGCCTCCTGTGTCGTTCACGTCCTGGAGGTGGGACGATGA
- a CDS encoding Zn-ribbon domain-containing OB-fold protein: MTDDAGSAGFDDWMDALEAGDPYYIECANGHGSLPPRRICPECGEQSLSEEPLPDTGTVETFSTVHVPTPAFQDDAPYVTAIVDFGPVRVTGRVLDVAPEEVEHSLTVSLTSTKSETTDDRLIAFEPV, translated from the coding sequence ATGACCGACGACGCGGGATCCGCCGGATTCGACGACTGGATGGACGCCCTCGAGGCGGGCGATCCCTACTATATCGAATGTGCCAACGGTCACGGCTCGCTCCCACCGCGACGGATCTGTCCCGAGTGTGGCGAACAATCGCTCTCGGAGGAACCGCTCCCCGACACCGGAACGGTGGAGACCTTTTCTACCGTCCACGTCCCGACGCCGGCGTTCCAGGACGACGCGCCCTACGTCACGGCTATCGTCGACTTCGGACCGGTGCGAGTCACCGGTCGCGTGTTGGATGTCGCCCCCGAGGAGGTAGAACACTCCCTGACGGTCTCGCTCACCAGCACGAAATCTGAGACGACGGACGATCGACTAATCGCGTTCGAGCCCGTCTAA
- the meaB gene encoding methylmalonyl Co-A mutase-associated GTPase MeaB: MTENDAATEPTESAPTDEIDALRSGLLAGDHRALARTISKIEDRAPGYRRLVGSLFDHTGTADVIGVTGSPGAGKSTLVDKLAETYRDRGETVGIIAIDPSSPFSGGAVLGDRIRMASTVGDMDVFVRSMSARGTLGGLSTATADAVKAMDAFGKDKIIIETVGAGQNEIDIVRTADTVAVLVPPGSGDAVQTLKAGILEIADVFVVNKADRDGADRTVQELLEMIELGDGPSFSVDPGHHGPGSVETSDDGDAEPSEWRPPIVETIATDGVGVDELIDEFAAHADHLRDTGEGDKRTRRRHAEEIRTLLREDLHGLLEDELDRVGGIDELASAVAGGRTDPYTIAGELLEPVETCLGQLDESPTIE; the protein is encoded by the coding sequence ATGACTGAAAACGACGCAGCAACCGAGCCGACAGAATCGGCTCCAACCGACGAGATCGACGCACTTCGATCCGGGCTCCTCGCGGGCGATCACCGCGCACTGGCTCGGACCATCTCCAAGATCGAAGATCGCGCGCCGGGCTACCGACGCCTGGTCGGTTCACTGTTCGATCACACCGGCACGGCGGACGTAATCGGCGTCACCGGCTCGCCCGGTGCCGGCAAATCGACGCTCGTCGACAAACTCGCAGAAACGTACCGCGATCGCGGCGAGACGGTCGGAATTATCGCGATCGACCCCTCGTCACCGTTTTCGGGCGGCGCGGTCCTGGGCGATCGCATCCGCATGGCGTCGACGGTCGGCGATATGGACGTCTTCGTCCGGTCGATGAGCGCCCGGGGCACCCTCGGCGGCCTCTCGACGGCCACCGCGGACGCCGTAAAAGCGATGGACGCCTTCGGCAAGGACAAGATCATCATCGAGACGGTCGGTGCTGGACAGAACGAGATCGACATCGTCCGGACGGCCGACACCGTGGCCGTCCTGGTCCCGCCAGGCTCCGGCGACGCCGTTCAGACGCTCAAAGCCGGCATCCTGGAGATCGCCGACGTGTTCGTCGTGAACAAGGCGGACCGAGACGGCGCTGACCGGACCGTCCAGGAGCTGTTAGAGATGATCGAACTCGGCGACGGACCGAGTTTCAGTGTCGACCCCGGACACCACGGACCAGGAAGTGTCGAGACGTCCGACGATGGCGACGCCGAACCCAGCGAATGGCGACCGCCGATCGTCGAAACGATCGCGACCGACGGCGTCGGCGTCGACGAACTGATCGACGAGTTTGCAGCCCACGCCGACCACCTCCGCGATACGGGTGAGGGCGACAAGCGGACGCGACGGAGACACGCAGAAGAGATCCGGACCCTGCTTCGAGAGGACCTCCACGGATTGCTCGAAGACGAGCTAGACCGGGTCGGCGGCATCGACGAACTCGCGAGCGCCGTCGCCGGCGGACGAACGGACCCGTACACGATTGCAGGGGAGCTCCTCGAGCCGGTCGAAACCTGCCTCGGCCAACTCGACGAATCACCGACGATCGAGTGA
- a CDS encoding cobalamin B12-binding domain-containing protein, translating into MSTESAGRSIRCLVAKVGLDGHDRGAHVIARAFRDAGFEVIYSGLHNAPEEIVQAAVQEDVDVLGISILSGAHNTLVPKIMAGLEEYGAADDTLVLVGGVIPDEDRSKLEDAGVSAIFGPGTSIEETVGFVRENAPER; encoded by the coding sequence ATGAGTACGGAATCGGCGGGTCGTTCGATCCGCTGTCTCGTCGCGAAGGTTGGACTCGACGGACACGACCGCGGCGCCCACGTCATCGCCCGGGCGTTCCGCGACGCCGGGTTCGAAGTCATCTACTCCGGACTCCACAACGCACCGGAGGAGATCGTACAGGCCGCGGTCCAGGAGGACGTCGACGTACTCGGGATCTCGATCCTCTCGGGGGCGCACAACACACTCGTCCCGAAGATCATGGCCGGTCTCGAGGAGTACGGCGCCGCAGACGACACACTCGTCCTGGTCGGTGGCGTCATTCCCGACGAAGACCGCTCGAAGCTCGAAGACGCAGGCGTCTCCGCCATCTTCGGACCCGGTACGTCCATCGAAGAGACCGTCGGCTTCGTCCGTGAAAACGCCCCCGAGCGATGA
- a CDS encoding HD domain-containing protein, producing the protein MGVEITEPEISEAEYAEMERFVYEYLAASVEKEDDGGRMRWYPWHSAEYRHNHILNVADLAREIAQKEGADVDVTRTAAIFHDVAKLETAQDRHAEAGARVAREFLRSRGDHPSSFIDQVSRAVENHSYQGPVTDLPLETQCLVEADLLDKVGANGTALMLLRMGYESRVHMDADEMVTRVLERGVDAANRVESETANDIAHRRLKRVKWFREWLQDEIAGMGE; encoded by the coding sequence GTGGGTGTCGAGATAACGGAACCCGAGATCAGCGAGGCAGAGTACGCCGAGATGGAGCGATTCGTCTACGAGTATCTGGCCGCGAGCGTCGAGAAGGAAGACGACGGCGGCCGGATGCGCTGGTACCCCTGGCACTCCGCCGAGTATCGCCACAATCACATCTTAAACGTCGCCGACCTCGCGCGCGAAATCGCCCAGAAGGAAGGTGCCGACGTCGACGTCACTCGGACGGCCGCGATCTTTCACGACGTGGCGAAGCTCGAAACGGCCCAGGATCGTCACGCGGAGGCCGGTGCCAGAGTGGCCCGGGAGTTTCTCCGATCGCGCGGCGACCATCCGTCGTCGTTCATCGATCAGGTGAGCAGAGCCGTCGAGAACCACTCCTATCAGGGCCCGGTGACCGACCTCCCGCTCGAGACGCAGTGTCTCGTCGAGGCCGACCTTCTCGATAAGGTCGGTGCCAACGGGACCGCTCTCATGCTGTTGCGGATGGGCTACGAGTCGCGCGTCCACATGGACGCAGACGAGATGGTAACTCGCGTTCTCGAACGGGGTGTCGACGCGGCCAACCGCGTCGAGAGCGAGACGGCGAACGACATCGCTCACCGACGACTCAAGCGGGTCAAGTGGTTCCGCGAGTGGCTCCAGGACGAGATCGCCGGGATGGGCGAGTAA
- a CDS encoding DoxX family protein → MSTTTQNRLEGQYGKIALTGRPHPLSALTVVALRLVMGGMILFAGLGKYAYFGGESFDASGFLVHGVDPASPVSGLYAAMAESAMLLDVINVIIPLTQVLIGIALITGAFVRLAAFGGALQMIAFYLGGWEGAWLATFDSTLIYAVVFVALGAFAAGRIAGVDAYIENVRIGGERLVERYPPLRYLLG, encoded by the coding sequence ATGTCCACCACGACCCAAAACAGACTCGAAGGCCAGTACGGTAAGATCGCCCTCACGGGACGGCCACACCCGCTCAGCGCGCTCACGGTTGTCGCGCTCCGGCTGGTGATGGGCGGAATGATACTCTTCGCCGGCCTCGGAAAGTACGCCTACTTCGGCGGCGAATCGTTCGACGCGAGCGGCTTCCTCGTCCACGGGGTCGACCCGGCGAGCCCGGTTAGCGGTCTCTACGCCGCGATGGCGGAGAGCGCAATGTTGCTCGACGTCATCAACGTGATCATCCCGCTGACTCAGGTACTCATCGGAATCGCGCTGATCACCGGCGCGTTCGTTCGCCTGGCCGCCTTCGGAGGCGCCCTGCAGATGATCGCCTTCTACCTCGGCGGCTGGGAGGGTGCGTGGCTCGCAACGTTCGACTCGACGCTGATCTACGCCGTCGTCTTCGTCGCCCTCGGCGCCTTCGCGGCGGGTCGAATCGCCGGAGTCGACGCGTACATCGAGAACGTCCGAATCGGCGGTGAGAGGCTCGTCGAGCGGTACCCGCCGCTCCGGTACCTCCTCGGTTGA
- a CDS encoding LysE family translocator yields MFEFLGTLLVGAIFGLALAAPPGPMNAIIAEESVIRGWVSGFKAGLGAMTADVLFFVLTLIGVVALLDEWSGIQPLFYLLGGGLMCYFALGAFEGAKAEFASGTESDGREKGFQKTFVLSITNPYQIGFWLTVGVGLIQRGSLDVFAHVPAVDSLLAGTLVVETGSPALLFGFFAGITVWIVVYPAALIEVGNRVDAVAPLVAGLSGLVLAGFGVLFLLVGLTSVT; encoded by the coding sequence GTGTTCGAGTTCCTCGGAACGCTGTTGGTCGGTGCGATATTCGGGCTCGCGCTCGCCGCGCCGCCCGGACCGATGAACGCCATCATCGCCGAAGAGAGCGTCATCCGCGGCTGGGTTTCCGGGTTTAAAGCCGGCCTCGGTGCGATGACCGCAGACGTCCTCTTTTTCGTCCTCACGCTGATCGGCGTGGTGGCCCTGCTGGACGAGTGGTCGGGAATCCAACCGCTGTTCTACCTCCTCGGCGGCGGGCTGATGTGTTACTTCGCGCTCGGCGCGTTCGAGGGGGCGAAAGCCGAGTTCGCCTCCGGAACCGAAAGCGACGGACGGGAAAAAGGGTTTCAGAAGACGTTCGTCCTCTCGATTACGAATCCGTATCAGATCGGGTTCTGGCTGACGGTCGGCGTCGGACTCATCCAGCGGGGGTCGCTCGACGTGTTCGCACACGTCCCGGCCGTCGACAGTCTGCTCGCCGGCACGCTCGTCGTCGAAACCGGATCACCAGCGCTTCTGTTCGGCTTTTTCGCCGGAATCACCGTCTGGATCGTCGTCTACCCGGCCGCGCTGATCGAGGTCGGAAACCGGGTCGACGCCGTCGCGCCGCTCGTCGCCGGCCTGAGCGGCCTCGTCCTCGCCGGCTTCGGCGTGTTGTTTCTCCTCGTCGGACTGACGAGTGTGACGTAA
- a CDS encoding DNA topoisomerase I, whose product MELIITEKDNAARRIADILSGGSMQSTRENGVNVYEWGGKRCVGLSGHVVGVDFPPEYADWRDVEPVELIDASIEKRPTKENIVATLRILARRAERVTIATDYDREGELIGKEAYEIVRDVDEDVPIQRVRFSSITENEVTRAFDEPESLDFDLAAAGEARQIIDLVWGASLTRFLSLSAGQLGNDFISVGRVQSPTLKLIVDREREIEAFDPDDYWELFAELAKDGGDGDAFDAQYFYLDDEDNEAERVWDESVAESVYETLSSETEATVVDVNRRTRTDTPPTPFNTTQFIRAASAIGYSAKRAMSIAEDLYTAGYITYPRTDNTVYPDDLDPEALLDDFLGHPTLGESAESLLERDEDIVPTEGDEETTDHPPIHPTGEIPARGGDVSDDEWEVYELVVRRFFATVADAARWEHLKVVSEVDEHSLKANGKRLVEPGYHAVYPYFNTSENYVPAVEEGETLAITDTEFEAKQTQPPRRYGQSRLIETMETMGVGTKSTRHNIVEKLYDRGYVEDDPPRPTQLAMAVVDAAEQFADEVVSEEMTAQLEADMDAIASGEATLDDVTDESREMLETIFEELADSREEIGDHIRKSLKDDKRLGPCPECGEDLLVRRSRYGSYFVGCDGYPDCEYTIQLPSTGKPHILEETCDEHELKEVKMLAGRQTFVHGCPLCAAEAAGEGPILGDCPECGATDGGELAIKTLQSGSRLVGCTRYPDCEYSLPLPRRGEIEVTDERCDEHELPELVVHNGDEPWDLGCPICNYRDYQAREAESGSELEALDGIGAKTAQKLAAAGIESVDDLADADPEAIAADVDGVSSDRVRSWQAKA is encoded by the coding sequence GTGGAACTGATCATCACCGAGAAGGACAACGCGGCGAGACGAATCGCCGATATATTGAGCGGCGGTTCGATGCAATCGACGCGGGAGAACGGCGTCAACGTCTACGAGTGGGGCGGAAAGCGCTGCGTCGGCCTCTCGGGACACGTCGTCGGGGTCGACTTTCCGCCAGAGTACGCAGACTGGCGAGACGTCGAACCAGTCGAGTTGATCGACGCCTCGATCGAGAAGCGCCCGACAAAAGAAAATATCGTCGCGACGCTTCGCATCCTGGCTCGGCGCGCAGAGCGCGTCACGATCGCGACCGACTACGACCGCGAGGGTGAACTCATCGGAAAGGAAGCCTACGAGATCGTTCGCGACGTCGACGAAGACGTGCCGATCCAGCGGGTTCGATTCTCCTCGATCACGGAAAACGAGGTCACTCGCGCGTTCGACGAGCCCGAGTCGCTCGACTTCGATCTCGCGGCGGCCGGCGAGGCCCGCCAGATCATCGACCTCGTCTGGGGCGCTTCGCTCACGCGATTTCTCTCACTCTCTGCCGGGCAGCTCGGCAACGACTTCATCTCCGTCGGTCGCGTCCAGAGTCCGACCCTGAAGCTGATCGTCGATCGCGAACGCGAGATCGAGGCGTTCGATCCGGACGACTACTGGGAACTGTTCGCCGAACTGGCGAAAGACGGCGGCGACGGCGACGCGTTCGACGCCCAGTACTTCTACCTCGACGACGAGGACAACGAGGCCGAACGGGTCTGGGACGAATCGGTCGCAGAGTCGGTCTACGAGACGCTCTCGTCTGAAACCGAGGCGACCGTCGTCGACGTCAACCGACGCACCCGAACCGACACGCCGCCGACGCCCTTTAACACGACGCAGTTCATCCGCGCGGCGAGCGCCATCGGCTACTCCGCAAAGCGAGCGATGTCGATCGCCGAGGACCTCTACACCGCCGGCTACATCACGTACCCCCGAACGGACAACACCGTCTACCCGGACGACCTCGATCCGGAGGCCCTGCTCGATGACTTCCTCGGCCACCCGACGCTCGGCGAGAGCGCGGAGTCGTTACTCGAGCGCGACGAGGACATCGTCCCAACCGAGGGTGACGAGGAGACGACCGACCACCCGCCGATCCACCCGACCGGCGAGATACCCGCCCGCGGGGGCGACGTCTCGGACGACGAGTGGGAGGTGTACGAACTCGTCGTCCGGCGGTTCTTCGCGACGGTCGCCGACGCGGCACGCTGGGAACACCTCAAAGTCGTGAGCGAGGTGGACGAACACTCGCTCAAGGCCAACGGAAAGCGCCTCGTCGAACCCGGTTACCACGCGGTCTACCCGTACTTCAACACGAGCGAGAACTACGTCCCCGCCGTCGAAGAAGGCGAGACGCTCGCGATCACCGACACCGAGTTCGAGGCAAAACAGACCCAGCCGCCCCGTCGCTACGGCCAATCGAGGCTCATCGAGACTATGGAGACGATGGGCGTCGGAACGAAATCGACCCGGCACAACATCGTCGAGAAGCTCTACGATCGCGGCTACGTCGAGGACGACCCGCCGCGACCGACGCAACTCGCGATGGCGGTCGTCGACGCCGCCGAGCAGTTCGCCGACGAGGTGGTCAGCGAGGAGATGACCGCCCAGCTCGAAGCCGATATGGACGCCATCGCCTCGGGCGAGGCGACGCTCGACGACGTCACCGACGAGTCCCGTGAGATGCTGGAGACCATCTTCGAGGAGCTCGCCGACTCGCGCGAGGAGATCGGCGATCACATTCGAAAGTCGCTCAAAGACGACAAGCGACTCGGACCGTGCCCGGAGTGCGGCGAGGACCTCCTCGTCCGGCGCAGCCGATACGGATCATACTTCGTCGGCTGTGACGGCTACCCCGATTGTGAGTACACCATCCAACTTCCATCCACCGGCAAACCGCACATCCTCGAAGAGACGTGCGACGAACACGAGTTAAAGGAGGTCAAGATGCTGGCCGGCCGCCAGACGTTCGTCCACGGCTGTCCGCTCTGTGCAGCTGAGGCAGCCGGCGAAGGGCCGATCCTCGGCGATTGTCCGGAGTGTGGCGCTACCGACGGCGGCGAACTGGCCATCAAGACCCTCCAGAGCGGTTCGCGACTGGTCGGCTGTACCCGTTATCCCGATTGCGAGTACTCGCTTCCGCTCCCTCGGCGCGGCGAGATCGAGGTCACCGACGAACGCTGCGACGAACACGAGCTACCGGAACTCGTCGTCCACAACGGCGACGAACCGTGGGACCTCGGGTGTCCAATCTGCAACTACCGCGACTACCAGGCTCGCGAGGCCGAGAGCGGCTCGGAGCTGGAGGCGCTCGACGGCATCGGGGCGAAGACGGCCCAGAAGCTGGCGGCGGCGGGAATCGAGAGCGTCGACGACCTCGCCGACGCCGACCCCGAGGCGATCGCGGCCGACGTCGACGGCGTCAGTTCAGACCGCGTGCGAAGCTGGCAGGCGAAAGCCTGA
- a CDS encoding serine hydrolase, with protein sequence MSRETDAPGIDEATIETIDDLLRDRMAADDVPGLSLAIADRDGIVYANGYGSRTLETNDPATAETIYGIGSVSKSFASLATLQLVGSGELSLEDSVTAHLDIDVPEDITIHHLLSHTSGFPSLATSEALLARQMGTGEAGVPLGTREDFYAHVEGATDEIAGEPDDHWMYCNSGYTLVGEVIEAVDGRSYVEYVEDEILSPLAMDRSTFDGDEFESFTDRMTPYFAPEDEMEAYPLPIRERSAAAGGLLAPVTDLVQYLRMHLRGGELDGTRLCAEDLLQRAYGEYAETPAGPYGYGWRTRDVAGETMIGHGGSIAVSAAYAGFSPDDDVAIALLSNTSPSYGLAELGTGVFAALTGTDPHTLPFFARRARFEELSGEYESYRGIKQAEVEPEGGMLRLRVGGPISDGAWSPLVPDDVEAGKFYTISAAGDRVPVRFEEDGDDLSCYIDRWRLHNV encoded by the coding sequence ATGAGTCGTGAGACCGACGCACCCGGTATCGACGAGGCGACTATCGAGACGATAGACGACCTCCTGCGCGACAGAATGGCCGCCGACGACGTCCCCGGCCTGAGCCTCGCGATCGCCGACCGAGACGGCATCGTCTACGCGAACGGCTACGGATCGCGAACCCTCGAGACGAACGACCCGGCGACCGCGGAGACGATCTACGGCATCGGATCCGTCTCGAAGTCGTTCGCCTCACTGGCAACGCTACAGCTGGTCGGCTCCGGCGAACTCTCGCTCGAAGACTCGGTGACCGCACACCTCGACATCGACGTCCCCGAGGACATCACGATTCACCACCTCCTGAGTCACACCTCCGGCTTCCCCTCGCTCGCGACGAGCGAAGCGCTCCTGGCCCGGCAGATGGGGACCGGCGAGGCCGGCGTCCCGCTCGGCACCCGCGAGGACTTCTACGCCCACGTCGAGGGCGCGACCGACGAGATTGCCGGCGAGCCGGACGATCACTGGATGTACTGTAACTCGGGGTATACCCTGGTCGGCGAGGTGATCGAAGCGGTCGACGGCCGGTCCTACGTCGAATACGTCGAAGACGAGATCCTCTCTCCCCTCGCGATGGATCGGTCGACGTTCGACGGCGACGAATTCGAGTCGTTCACAGACCGGATGACGCCGTACTTCGCCCCCGAAGACGAGATGGAAGCCTATCCGCTGCCGATCCGCGAGCGAAGCGCGGCCGCGGGCGGGTTGCTCGCCCCCGTCACCGACCTCGTCCAGTACCTCCGGATGCACCTCCGCGGCGGCGAACTCGACGGGACCCGCCTCTGTGCGGAAGATCTTCTCCAACGAGCCTACGGCGAGTACGCCGAGACGCCCGCGGGGCCGTACGGCTACGGGTGGCGCACGCGCGACGTGGCCGGGGAGACGATGATCGGCCACGGCGGATCGATCGCCGTCTCCGCCGCGTACGCCGGGTTCAGTCCGGACGACGACGTCGCCATCGCCTTGCTCTCGAACACGTCGCCGTCGTACGGGCTCGCCGAACTCGGTACCGGCGTCTTCGCTGCCCTCACCGGAACCGATCCGCACACCTTGCCCTTCTTCGCCAGAAGAGCCCGCTTCGAGGAACTGAGCGGCGAGTACGAGTCCTACCGCGGGATCAAGCAGGCCGAGGTCGAACCCGAAGGCGGAATGCTCAGGCTGCGCGTCGGCGGGCCGATCAGCGACGGGGCGTGGAGTCCGCTCGTGCCCGACGACGTCGAGGCTGGTAAATTCTACACCATCTCGGCCGCCGGCGACCGCGTTCCCGTCCGGTTCGAAGAAGACGGTGACGACCTGAGCTGTTACATCGACCGGTGGCGCCTGCACAACGTCTGA
- a CDS encoding DoxX family protein has translation MATKRPAERTLETEILGQSVRFDYSETWIGYSILSLRLVMAYVFLSAGIEKILDDDWSAAGYINPQTEFGVTQDNPLSGMFAEMAANAGAIDPLVIWGQIAIGLALLFGVLVRFAAFWGAIQMLLFWMAAWQGGLLAGLPVEHGYLIDSSFVYALILFGIGAVGAGRIVGLDAKLEESELVQENNWLKYLLG, from the coding sequence ATGGCAACAAAAAGACCCGCAGAACGAACCCTCGAAACGGAGATACTCGGTCAATCCGTGCGATTCGACTACTCGGAGACCTGGATCGGATACTCGATCCTGTCGTTACGCCTCGTGATGGCGTACGTGTTCCTCTCGGCCGGTATCGAGAAAATCCTCGACGACGACTGGTCGGCGGCCGGATACATTAACCCCCAGACCGAATTCGGCGTCACCCAAGACAATCCCCTCTCGGGGATGTTCGCCGAGATGGCGGCGAACGCGGGTGCGATCGACCCACTGGTGATCTGGGGACAGATCGCGATCGGGCTGGCCTTACTGTTCGGCGTGCTCGTCCGATTCGCCGCGTTCTGGGGTGCGATCCAGATGTTGCTCTTCTGGATGGCCGCCTGGCAGGGAGGGTTGCTCGCCGGCCTTCCCGTCGAACACGGCTACCTCATCGACAGTTCGTTCGTCTACGCGCTGATCCTGTTCGGGATCGGCGCGGTCGGCGCCGGCCGGATCGTCGGACTCGACGCGAAACTCGAAGAGAGCGAGTTGGTCCAGGAGAACAACTGGCTGAAGTACCTGCTCGGATAG